The segment TGGTCAGCGTGGGACGCTCCTGCTCTCTTCCAGACCCAGCTACCGGTGAGGCTGATTTTCCTCCCATTTTTTAACCCTGGGATTGTGCTCCAGGAGATCATGGGGTAGCTTGGTCAGTGGCTCTGTAGGCTGCACTGTCTCAGCTGTGCTGGTGGCCTGCAGATGAGGGCTATCCCCTTGTGCAAAGCCATTTTCTCAGCAGCAGCCCAGCCTGGAAAAGCATGCCCCAGATGCATgcctctccatggagctgttgGCACCTCTCCCTGCTGGGGTTTTGCGAGGCCCCTGGCCCGGTGGGACCCTCCATGTAAGGGATAATGTGGACATCCCTGGTGGTGGGCACCTTGGGACTCCTGGGggcttggtggtggtgtttctcccTCCAAAGAGTTCTGGTTTGTTGGATGACTCCCAAGGAGCAAAGCAAAGTGCCGTGTCTGCAGAAAGCAGCCAGGTGGCACAGCCTGCTTGGTTTCTGAGTGGAAAACCCGGTCAGATGAGCAAGAACTGGCTTTGGAGGGGAGTTTATGACCAGCTCCTGTATTCCTGGTGGTTTTGCAATCCTCGTGGCATTGTTTGGCCTTTCCACATTGCCAGCTCGGGCTGACCTAGGTTTGGAGGTGGACAAAGCATGAAGCAGCCTTGGCTGAGGCTGTGGATGGAGCAGGATCTGTGTCTGCTGTGGTACTAACTTGGCCCCACAtcacccctggtgtccccaggagaCTGCAGAGGGTGGCAGCCAGTGCAGGGGGTATGGGAGCCATGCTGGCCCATTCAGAGCAACAACAACTCATCTGAAGGCTTGGGGAAAGGGTGGAAATTGAGGCTGCGAAAGAAAATGCCTGAGGTCTGGATCCTGCCTGAGCACAGATAATCCCCTTGCACTGGGACTTGCCAGTTAGTTACTGACCTCATCTGTTCACAGGGGAGCCTGGATTGTCCTCCGTGTTCCCCATGTCTGTCACCTTCTGTGTGCATCCAGCTGCTGGGAGTGCAGTCATCTCCTTGCTCCCCTCTGCTTTCTAAGCTGGGCTTTTGCCTGGAAGTGTTTTTGGAGATGGTGGCATTTAGGAGTACAAAGTCCTAGTGCTCTGGTCAGCAGTATCCAGTCTCACATCTCTGCTGAGTGATGGCTCCATGGTGAAGTCTGTCCCtgcaagccctggggacaaactgctGCCTGGCCAGCACCTGCTGTGCAGACAAGGAGAAGAGTTTGGGAGTAAAGGCTTCACATTTGGTTTTGTCCCATCACTGCAATACAAACTTCAGGCTGTCTCTCTGCTCTACTGCTGCTTGGAGCAGCCCTCTGCCTCTCAGCATGGTGGAGAAACATCACCCCTCATTCTGGCTGTACAGGGAGATCTCCCTCTGTCCCACTCATATCTGTCTGCAGCCTAAAACCAGCCAAAACATTGGATTTTCACCCTCCAATGGATGCTGTaagctgggttggggcaaagaGGACTGAGGCAGATCCTCAGGGGTGCTGACATCTCCCTCGCCCGgggcagggctgctgctgcaggagatgaCCATGGCGGGGCTGCATGAGCTGCGCTTCACTGAGGAGAAACCGCTGTTGCGGGGCCAGGACGCCGAGCTGGTGAGTCTGGTGACTGCACTGGCTCTTGCTCCTGCACGTGGGGTGCCAGGATGGGGCGTTTAAGTAGGAGCTTGGGGTGTGTGTGTAGCTATTGGGTGCAcatgtgtgcagatgtggtggtaATGGGTGCacacgtgtgcatgtgtgtgtattcaGTGCATGCATGTGTGCAGATGTGTTTATGCACATACATGGGTGACTGTGGGTTCTGGTTTGGCTTgatgatgtgtgtgtgtgcagatgttGCACATACATACTAATGCACacctgtgtgtctgtgcacacTTACGGGCAGTGCATGCACAGATCTGTGGGTACTGTAGATGTGCATGTATGTGCACACATGTGGGCATCACATTCCCCTgcagccagcactgccctgggaagTGGGTGCTTGTGATGTCAGGGGGCTTCATGAGCGGGGTGAGAGGAGGTTTGGTGGGCGTGATCAGTGGTGGGAGAATGTCTCTGTCCCTAACAGCTCCTTTGCTCCCCAGGAGAACTCTGAtgtcttcctctctgctgtggacACAGACTGGAAGGTAGGACCAGCCATGGAGGGTGCCCCCCACCCCTGGGTTCTGCGTGGGACAGCAGCGTGAACCTGGGGAAGGCTGCAGGGTGCTCAGTGGACCCAGGGTTGTTTCTGTCCCCCTCTTTGATGAGGATGCAGTGTCTGGTTGGTGTCTCTGCATGGGGCTGCACGTCCATCGTGGTCCCCAGGCGGAGAGGATGGGGGGATGCTGCCAGgcatgctctgtgctggggctcgGATGCGGCTGGTGGGCACTTGGCAACAGGCTGAGGACAAAACCTCTTTAAAACAGGCGATTTCTTCCCAGGAGGGCCGAGCTGCTTTTCCAGCCCCTCTACCATTGCCATGGCAATGGTTTCCCAGGCAATGCCAGCTCCCTGCTTACATAAGGATGTTTGAAAGATTCTTtcttttttggagggcaggggCATTGCCCCCTGTACCACTCACCTCTCTCAGAGAGCAGGGCCCCTCCACTGCCCTGGCTGGCACCTGCCAGCTTTGTACCTCTGTTTTGTCTCTCTGGAGGAGCTCAGTGATGTGGCTCAGGGGGGCTCAGCTTGCGCCTGGCTCCCACGTTGGTCTTCATCACTCTCGTACCTCTACCCAAGCTCATCCTGCACCAGGCTTCTCTGGCAAAGACCGGGGTGCTGGTAGATGGGGAGGGAAGGCAGTGGGGCTGCTGGATCCCAGCTCATTGCTGGTCCCTCTCCCAAAGCATCCTCCTCCCAGGGAACACCAGCGACTGATGTCAGGTTGTATGTTGATGCTTTGTCAGCATCTGAGACTGCTGAGGGGCTGGGTTTGGGTGGTGCTGTCTGAGCCCTGCCAGGTCTGGCACTGAAACAGCAGCACCTGCAAGGATAAAAATAAATCTGGATTTTGTTCATTCTggacgaggggcaggggagcccAGGTCCTTGTTTTGGCAGACTCAAAGTGGTGCTCAGGCTTTTGGGCCTGGCCTGCTTAGTCTTCATCACCTGTATGGGTGGCAGggtgcagctgggcagggagcaAAGACTTTTGTCAGCATGCTGGGCACTGGCTACCAGCTCTGGGTGATCATTTGGCCAGGTCAGGGAAAGGGCTCTCCCCAGGTAAAAGTGCCTCAGCCCTGTTATTAGGCATCAGAGACTCCACAGGAACAAGCCCTCTGGGTGAAGCTGAGGACATGGGGCTTTGCTATGTGGGGAAGCTTGTGTATGTGCTGGTGAGGGCAGCTGGACCACCCTCTGCCCATGTGTGTGCCAGGGCATGGTGGAAGCAAGCCatggggagctgctggggtggGGATGATGCAGAGATGATGGCAGCCTCCAGCTGACACAGAGCATCCCTGTGGTGGGCAGGGAGGCTGGAGGGTCCCTGCTGGGTGCTGCCCTGGTCCAGCACTGGCTTGTCTGCGGAGCTCTTTCTCTATCCATGGTCACCCAGTTTTGGCTGGAGAGGCTTGGGTGCTGATTGTGGTGAGCTGGGCAGTGGTGCTGAGCTGGGCAGGGGCAGGCAATGTGCAGGGGAATGGCATCCAGAGTCTGCCAGGGGATTCTGGGGCCGTGGCTGCATGAGGCCATCTGTGGGTGCAAGCTGCAGGCAGACAAACTGGTCCTCTTGCAAAGCCTTGTTGGAATCAAGGCAGAAACCATCTGCCTGCATGCATGTGCGTGTGGAATACACAGGTGTGTGCACACAGCATGTGTCGGCACAGGGACAGGATCCAACCCCTTGGCGCTGCTGGGTTGTCTTTTCTCCTGCTTTATTTACCTGCCACCAGTGATGTCCAGGTTGGGGCTAAATCCTGCACATCTCCTGTGTACTAGCAGCCAGCAGCAGTGTTCATGTGTGTACATGCATGTGCCACTTCATGCATGTGTGCACAAGgttctgtgtgtgtgcaggtcATTGCGTGTCCATGGGCATGAGTGGTGGCCATGGCATACACGCTAAGCACATGGGAGAAGGATGCAGCAGGCATGCTCCTTACATGCATGTGACCATGCACATACGTGCATGGGAACACATACTGTCACAGACACACAGGGACCAGCCCTGTGGGGGTATGCACAAGCATTTTGTAGGGTGCACGTGCTTCAGCGTGGgtcattgtatttatttttcaaagtttatatgcacacacatgtggggggacatggtttTGCCTGGCTCCTATGTAACTGTGTCGGTACATgtttctgtgcatgtgtgtgcacggCCACGTGCATACGTGTGTACTCATGTGTGTTTACGCGGGTGTTTGCCCTTCCTGGTGCGTGTGCGTTGCTTCAGGGCCCTGGGctgggcagctgcagcctccAGCATGACTTTGCATGTTTGTGTGGGGCCAGAGCTGCGTTTGTGTGTGACGGGTGTGGGTGAGCACTGCTGGGCTCTGCCGCGATGATGCTGTGTGTGCTGCAAGGGGTGTGAGTGCAACCCTGTCCAGGCACCCCTGCCTGTCTTGGTCTGCCAAAGGAGGGAAGATGGAGCAGGTACCACACAGTGCCAGGCGTTTTTTCTTCATAAACAAGGGTATTTGGGGCCAATTGGAGCATGAATAATTCCCGCGGCAGCCAATGGCTGAGTGCTGGCTCCATCGCAGCGCTTGCCCGCAATGGAGGCCAAACCTGCCGGGGCTGCGCGTCGCGTcgagggggaagggagagggagggcTTAGCGCAGGGCTGGGGCTCCGCTATAAATCAAGGCGAGGGGCTGAGCCAGCGCAGAGCTCCGCTTCACCCCAGCCTGCTGCACCACTTTGCCTGGCACCGGGACCCCATACTtggcctgccctgcctgcacatCCTCGTCCACCCAGTTCCTCACCATGCCGGAGTGCTGGGATGGGGTAGGTACCACGTTTCCCGTGCTCGCTGCCCTCCCTTTCTGGGTAGTTTTGCCCCAGTACATCCCCTGCTTCCCCAGGCTGGACCTTTGCACCCAGCAGGGCTTGGTGTTGGCCAGGCAGGCATTGGTGTGGGGGGGACTTGCTGCTGAGGAGCCCTGCCTTCCACCAGCCCCACTGCCGCATCCCTGACATGCTGCAGGTTTCGGGGACGCATTGTCCTTGAGCGTGTCCTCGCTGAGCCCAGCGGAGATGCTGTGCCGAGGCTGAGGGTGAGCGAGCACAGCTGCAGTGGctatgggctgtgctggggcttaCTGCTGATGGGCAGGGCGTGCagccccttcctcacccctggaGCTGCAGAGGGAGAGGGTCTCCTGCTGTTTTGAAGCAATCCTTTGATTGGcaacgggctggtgtggggggaACAAGTGAGGTGGGAGCACTGCAGAGGCAAGCAGGTgacctggacagagctggacTTTCTCaggcacctgtgggtgctgcaaCCCCTGCATCCCTCCTCGCTGGAGTCACGGGTTGGCAGTGCCCCCCGCTCACTGCCTGCATCCCCTACATCCCTAGCCTCTCCCCGCCAGTGAGCATCCCTGCGGCAAAGGGCAGGGCTATGGTATCCAGCAATGCTGCAGAGGCTGCACGACAGGCAGGGGTGTGTCTGACCTGGCAGGGGGTTGGGGGAGACAGGTAGCAGTGCTGAGGAAGGAGCTGTCACCTTGGGCATGTAATTTGGGGTTGGTGTTGTAGGCTGAGCTGTTGGAGCTGTGGGCACTGTGGGCATGAGGATTGCAAGGAGACAGCCCCGTGCCCAGGATCACACCACATGGAAGCCTCCTGCTCTGTGACCTTGGGCCAGGCCcttcccctgcctcagtttccccatctgtttTTTTTGGGGTGATGTTCCTGCTCCTTGCCTGCTGCCTGATACAGCTCTGGGGAGTGGAGGGACAGCTTTGAATGAGGGCTGGGGTCAGGGTGCCCTTGGGGAGTCAAGCATTGTGTCCACAGAGCCCTTGATCTGCCCTCGGGTGCTGCGTTCCCCTGGGGACAGTGGATCTTGGTGAGGAGAGAGGCACTGCAGTGAGGAGACCCCGTCCTCAGGCGGTTCCTCCCACCCGAGGCCTGTGTCCTTCAGAGTCCTTGGTGGTGTGTAACTCATGGGAGCATCCATGTACCTGGTTCCCTCCCACCAGCACATCCATGGGGCTGCCAGTACCTGCAGCAAGGACCGTGCCGTAGGGCACCCTGCCAGCatcccctccccagtgctgttcTGCACGTGATGCTCCTGCACCCACCAGATCTCAGCTTCGAGGTCACTGCCAGTGGGCTGGCTGGCAGGCATGAGCATCTGGAAAGGACTGCtggccacttgtccccagggggATGACTTGGCCAGCATCTGGGCTtgcagcctcagtttcccttgcTGGCTGAAGATGATGGCTGTGAAGGTGAGGCTGGAACCCTGTCAagccagggaaactgaggcacagggcagTTGTGGTCTCTCTATGGGGGCACAGCTGTTTCAGACCAAGGAATTTTAAAGTTACTGTAGCTGTCATTTTGAGATGAGCCTGCAGCATTTCCCACAGTGGTGTCTGATGTCTGACCTCTTCTTGTTTGTCCCAGGCACAGTGAATTCAGGCCAGCTGGGCCATGCTGTGGCACCCTGTTGCCAAAATTGTCTTAGTCTCAGGTCCTCAAAGATTTTCTGTCCCATCCTGTGGTCCAGCTCTCCTGTCCCAtgatccttctctcccaagccCCCTTGgaccatcccatcccgtcccatcctgtcccgtcccgtcccatcccatcccatcccatcccatcccatcccatcccatcccatcccgtgaTCCCGTCCCATCACACACCTGTCCAATCCTAAATCCTATTATCCCTTCCCTTCTGTTGGTGGAGGCTGGGAGCATTTGTATGTGATTTTTCCTGCCTTCTGCCACCTCCAGGATGCCCATATCTGGGGGTTTGCCCAGGATGGctgctcctctttcccttgtGCTCCCATGGGAAGCAGCAGTGAGGTGTGGgatggcagggcaggagaggatgTCTTGGGGCAGGCAGGCATCACCCCATCTCTCCTCTTACCTCAGGAACATGACATTGAGACTCCCTACGGGCTGCTGCACGTGGTCATCCGGGGCTCGCCCAAGGGGAATCGCCCGGCCATCCTGACGTACCACGATGTGGGCCTCAACCGTGAGTGCTGGTCTCTGGGCCATGGGGTGCAGGGACAGGCAGAGTGATCTTGGGGCTGCACGGGGCACTGGGATATCGGCCAAAGCCTCTGGCTCAGCTCTTTTGCCTCCTCCCATGGAGGGTCCCCAGACTGTGTTGGGTCTCCCCAGGCATCTGAAGGCACCAGGAGGGTTTGGATGCTCAGCTGAATGCAAAGCCCAAGCCAGGCATAGCCAGGAGTGCTTGGCCACCCCAGAGCTGGCTGTCCACACGCCCATGCCAGGCaggcatgggacatgggggatgccAGGTTGGTCCTTGCTGCTGCCACCAGCCCTTTAGTATTCACAGCATGGACCCGGCTGGTgtcaggggacagtgggggctgcaggagacagggaataGCAGGGAAGGAGGGACCATGCGCCAGGGCTCTGGGTGTGGGAATGCTGTGCTCTCTGTTAGCCTGCAGCTTTGGGCCTGCATCTCAGACCCCtgccctggctgtgctgggatgcCCAGCATCCTGTGAGCAGGGGGAAGCATCTCCCTCTCCACTGGTGGCTGCGGCTGAGTCACCGGCCTGCTACGTGAGCTGCCTCACCATCACAGCAGCACTCACGTGCTCAGGGATGCGTCGTGTTGGTTGTGATGGACCTTACAACCTGCCTGGTCCCCACATTTTGAAAGGGATGTCCCAGCACCTGTGCCATGGGGCAGGACCCCTCCAAGCCCCAGCAATGATTATGTCCCCCTGTGATGGTGATGGCCTTTCcacagcagtgctggggctgtttcTTTGATGGTTTCCAAGCAGGGAGATGTGCAGCCATTTCTCAAATCCCATGTTTGCTTGACCCCCTTCTGAGGATTTTGGAATGGGTTGCTAATACGCCGAGTTGCTAATCCCACTGGGTGATCCTGCTGTTCTGGGCTTTGCATCCCCCAGTCTCATCCTTCCAAGCAGACAAAACTCACCCCAAACTGCTCATCTCCCTGGCTGTGTCAGTTCGTCCCTGTGCCTCCCAATAAGGATGCAGCCCTTGCTAACAGTGGCCGTGGTCTCTGCTGTGTGGATGAGGAACCTGGAGGGAAGGGGATGGGAGGGTTTTGGTGGCATGTCAGCTCCTGGTTGAAGGGCAGAGGGAGGGCAGGTAGCCTCTCTCCGTGCTCCTCCAGCCCACCAGGCCCCAATGCTGGGGCATTTGGTCTCTGATCCCTGCCTGCCCTTTGACAGACAAGCTTTGCTTCAACACTTTCTTCAACTATGAAGACATGCAGGAGATCACAAAGCACTTTGTGGTGTGCCACGTGGACGCGCCGGGCCAGCAGGCAGGAGCCTCACAGTTCCCTCAGGGGTAGGTGCCAGCTTTGGGGGCTTGCTATGCCCATGGGGATGTCACCTCTGTGCCCACTGGGTTGTTGCTGCCTGGGCATTCGTGCCCTGCCTGCGAGCCTCTCTGAACTGTGGCAACTGACTGTCTCAGGGTGGACAACGGAGTGGTTTGTGGGTGGGTGGCATTTCCTTGCTCACTTTGGGCAGCccagctgccctgtgccagcctttctgctctgcatGGGTCCCATAACCGCCATCCTGTgcctctgtgtgctgcaggtACCAGTACCCATCCATGGACCAGCTGGCTGCCATGTTACCCAGCGTGGTGCAGCATTTTGGGTGAGTCAGCCCCTCCTACACATctgctggctgagtgtgctgGGCAGGGAGATGGGCTGGAGGAAAGGATTTTGGGCTGGGGGAGTTGTCCTTATAAGCTGGCACCCTGCATGTCTTCTTGTGCTCCATACTGCGGGTGGAGGGGTGCCCCAGGGAACCCATGCTGGAATCCACCGTTCCCCCATACACACGCCTTTGCTTTTCAGGTTCAAGTATGTGATTGGGATCGGCGTTGGGGCAGGAGCCTACGTGCTGGCCAAGTTTGCGGTGAGCCTGGGTCTGGGATGGGCTGGTCCTGCATTGTCTGTGCCTGCTGTCGGCCCAGGGCATGGGGAAGAGCAGAAGCTGACACCCCAGGCAGGCTCTGCTACTGTGAAGGCTCCTGGAGAGATGGTGGGGCTGGAATGGCAGTGCTGTGGCCATGGTGGCTGGGCAATCTTGCCACAGGTGTCCCATTGCAGCCATGTCAACCTCATGCAATGCTTGTGCAGTGGGCAGTGGTGCTGGTGGAGGGCTATTCTGGGCACATCTCTCCTTCCTGCTGAGCAttgcccctctttctcactgcAGCTCATCTTCCCTGACCTGGTTGAAGGACTGGTCCTCATGAACATCGACCCCAATGGCAAAGGCTGGATTGATTGGGCAGCTTCCAAGGTGGGCAGGGCCCTGACCCTCCCTCTTGGGCTGGTGgctccctggggcaggagccAGCTGTGGCAGCACCATAACGCCCTGTGCTCCCTCCACAGCTCTCTGGCCTCACCAGCACACTGCCAGACACTGTCCTGTCCCACCTCTTCAGCCAGGTAAGGGTTGTGCATCCTGCTGGCCCCCTGCCACCACCCTGCATCCCAGCAGGGTCACCTGGGCTGTGCCCAGCCCTGGCGCTGGGTGCCGCAATGCCACTGGTCCTGCCCTGTGTCCAGGGATGGGGTTAGTCAAGCCCAGCCTGTATCCCTCCTGCCTGATTGGGGCTTAGCCTTGACAAATGTGTGACTTGTGCCTGTGTTCTGCCTGGGTGTGCTGCCCGCAGCACCGCCATGCCCAGCTGCATTGCCCAGCACCCTCCTGCTCTGCCCCGCTGGCCAACATGGCACGGGCGGGCCTGGGGGAGCAGGGTGTCTCCACAGCACCCAGCAGTGCTTGCCCTGATCTCTGTCTCCTGCTGGCACAGGAAGAACTTGTGAACAACACGGAGCTCGTGCAGAGTTACCGGCAGCAGATTGGCAGCGTGGTGAACCAGTTCAACCTCCAGCTCTTCCTCAATATGTACAACAGGTGAGCACCCTGGGTGGCCCTGCCAGTGGGCTGACCCCCTGTCTGCACCAGAGTGAGGGGCTGCAGCACTGGTGTGGGGCCACGAGGCCAGTGTGGGAACCCTTACCACTGTTGGGTACTGCCATCACCCTCTGGCACAGGCCATCAGTGATGCAAAGCTGGCCACCAGTGCTGGCCAGAGACGCAGGAGTGGTGGTACCTGTGACAGAGCCTTGCTGTGTCCCAGAGCTCATGGCCATGGGGGCACATCCCCTGGTCCACTCCTGCTCTGCGTGCTGGTACAAGGCTGGGGAAGGGGGCAGAGATGCTGTCCCATGCATACGGGGGGCTGGGAGCCTTGCTACTCTGATGGGTGCTTCATCCCACGGCATGAGCTCTGCTCAGGTCATGGCAGAAATGGCCGTGGGGTTCTCCACCCATAGGGTGCCAGGACAGTGGGCGGGTGCTACTTCCTGGAGCTGGTGGTACTTCAGCTTTTGCACTATGGCATTGGTGACAGCACCTGCCCATGGGCTCATGTTGGTTCTCTTTCTCCTTCATCAGCCGCAGGGACCTGGATATCAACCGGCCTGGGACTGTGCCCAATGCCAAGACACTGCGGTAAGAGTCGTACTGGCATGGAATTGGGGGTGCCAGGGCAGCAGAGTCCACCCAGACCAAGCCCTGACTGTGCTCCTCCTTCCTCTCACCTCCAGCTGCCCTGTGATGCTGGTGGTCGGAGACAACGCACCTGCTGAAGAGGGGGTGGTGAGTGATGGAGCAGTGCCTGCGGGGAGGCATGCAGATGGTGCACACGCATGGGCATTCTCATGTTCGCTGACTACTCAGGCACATGTGAGCTCCCATATGTGGGAGCATGCTCAGGGGCAAACCTGCCTGCCTGTATGGGCATGAGTGTACGTGCATCTGTACACAGTTGACACATCTGGAAAACCTCCCCTTCCTCATATGCCCAGACATGCTCACAACATGCATTCACATGCCCCCAGACAGCAGCCAACATGTGCATGTACTCACACATATCCATATGGTTGTCCACACTTGCACAATCAGCCACAGGTACTGTGCAGGTGGCCACATTTGTACGTAACGTGTAATTGTGTGCACACACCCCCTTCTCCAGCACATGAGCACACTTGTGTGCCTGTACACTCGTGTCACACACAGGATTCCTCAGCAGCCACTCTCCTCCTTTTCCAACTCTCACCCTTGCCCAGGCACTGCCTGGCAGGAGGAAAGTGCCTTTTGTCCCATGGCAAAGGGATGGTGGTTCTGCAGGCTCAGGGCTTGCCTAGCACCCTGTCTCCACCTAACTGGGGTTGGATGTGCCAGCTGGGGTGCCATGAGCTGGTGATGGTACCCATGGGCAATTTCCGCCAGGCTCAGTGCACCCCAGGGTGCTAATATCATCCTTCTCACCCACAGGTGGAGTGTAACTCCAAGCTGGATCCCACCAACACCACCTTCCTGAAGGTAGGTGggtggcagggagcaggcaggtggTCCGTGCTGCCAATTAGGTACCCCATTGCCCTCTGCCCCAGGTCTGCAgggtgtccccatctccccctttCAGGTCCATTCTGGCTATGAGGTTGGGGGCAGATGGGGAGAGCAGGGGGGTCCAAACAGTGGCATCTGCCAACGGGTACTAGGGTGGGCTGCAAAGGCACCCTCTAGTGCTAAGCAGAACCTTCTCTCTGCAGATGGCTGACTCTGGTGGGCTGCCCCAGGTCACACAGGTGAGCCCTCATGATTTTCCCAGTTGACTGGGTATACTGGGTCCTGAGACATGCACTGgtgctgtccctgcccagcaGGGGATGGGCTGAGGTGGGCCTAGGGGTCTTGTGCTAGAGGCAGCTGGGGGCTGAGTGGGGTCTCAGCCCTGAGTGGGGTCTgagccctggtgctgcctcaaCTCCTCTTgctctctccctgcagcctgGCAAGCTGACCGAAGCCTTCAAATATTTCCTGCAAGGCATGGGCTACAGTGAGTGCCAGGGCTGGGCACGGGGctggtgtgtgcctgtgtgtgtgtgtgtgctgaacCTGCTGTGGTAGAGGAGCCTGGTATCACCATCTCCTGATGGAGAGCTGCACGTGCCTCTGTGGTGTTCTGTGTGCAGGTGTACAAGATGTCTGCCTGTGTGTTTGTAGGGGTGTGGAGTGTTTAGGctctgtgtgtacatgtgtgggtGGACAGGGTCGCTGTGCATGCGTGTCCACTCCTGTGTGTGTGGACATGCACAAGTAGGGGCTGTGTGTGTGGACACAGACGTGCAGACTCCATGTGCAcaagtgtgtgtgcatatgtgtgtgtataggtccatgagcgtgtgtgtgtgtgtctaagtcTATGTGCGTacctgtgtgtgcacatgcatgaaGGTCCACGtacacatgtgtgtgtgtttgcacatcCATGTGCACAGGCATGAGtgtctgtgtgcagttctgtgtgcacatgtgcagatccgtgtgcatgcacacatgggGCTGGGTGGGTACTCCTGGCCCTGCGGAGCGACCAGCACGGCTGACGCTCTCTCTCTGCCCTCCCTGCCCTTCTCCTGCTCCACTCCTGCCAGTTGCCCACCTGAAGGACCGGAGGCTGAGTGGAGGCACAGGTACCGCTCAGTGCTGCTCGGCCTATGCCAGCTGCTGCATGGTGCCTGCCTGGCCTGTGCCCTCGAGCTGCCCAGGCACCTTTGGGAGCAGCCTGGGTGCAGGGCTGGCCCTTCCCAGCCAGGTGCCCTCTGCCTTGCTCTGCTTTGCCTGAAATGGCACCCTGAGCCAGGGCCGGAGGCTGAGAAATGGTATTCAGAGAAGTCCCCCACTCATGCGGGCACAGTCTCAGCAGTGTGTCCACTGTGTCCTCCTCCAGCtggccagcagctgtgcccactgTGCatcctggctgggggagggtgtcACCTTCCCTGCACACCCTGGGAAGCCAGGAGCCCTCCCATCCCTGCTCATGCCTTGCCCGGAGCGTGGCAGCTGGGGGTCCCCACTGCCTCATGCCCAGTGGTTGCAGACCCAGGAGATGTGCCTGGTTTGCAGCCTGTCCCA is part of the Patagioenas fasciata isolate bPatFas1 chromosome 13, bPatFas1.hap1, whole genome shotgun sequence genome and harbors:
- the NDRG4 gene encoding protein NDRG4 isoform X1 — protein: MGLPVPPLLPLASSPPGLLLQEMTMAGLHELRFTEEKPLLRGQDAELENSDVFLSAVDTDWKEHDIETPYGLLHVVIRGSPKGNRPAILTYHDVGLNHKLCFNTFFNYEDMQEITKHFVVCHVDAPGQQAGASQFPQGYQYPSMDQLAAMLPSVVQHFGFKYVIGIGVGAGAYVLAKFALIFPDLVEGLVLMNIDPNGKGWIDWAASKLSGLTSTLPDTVLSHLFSQEELVNNTELVQSYRQQIGSVVNQFNLQLFLNMYNSRRDLDINRPGTVPNAKTLRCPVMLVVGDNAPAEEGVVECNSKLDPTNTTFLKMADSGGLPQVTQPGKLTEAFKYFLQGMGYMPSASMTRLARSRTASLTSASSVDGARPRACTHSESTEAMGQINHTMEVSC
- the NDRG4 gene encoding protein NDRG4 isoform X3, with protein sequence MGLPVPPLLPLASSPPGLLLQEMTMAGLHELRFTEEKPLLRGQDAELENSDVFLSAVDTDWKEHDIETPYGLLHVVIRGSPKGNRPAILTYHDVGLNHKLCFNTFFNYEDMQEITKHFVVCHVDAPGQQAGASQFPQGYQYPSMDQLAAMLPSVVQHFGFKYVIGIGVGAGAYVLAKFALIFPDLVEGLVLMNIDPNGKGWIDWAASKLSGLTSTLPDTVLSHLFSQEELVNNTELVQSYRQQIGSVVNQFNLQLFLNMYNSRRDLDINRPGTVPNAKTLRCPVMLVVGDNAPAEEGVVECNSKLDPTNTTFLKPGKLTEAFKYFLQGMGYMPSASMTRLARSRTASLTSASSVDGARPRACTHSESTEAMGQINHTMEVSC
- the NDRG4 gene encoding protein NDRG4 isoform X6, translating into MKVLRHKIELLTGLLLQEMTMAGLHELRFTEEKPLLRGQDAELENSDVFLSAVDTDWKEHDIETPYGLLHVVIRGSPKGNRPAILTYHDVGLNHKLCFNTFFNYEDMQEITKHFVVCHVDAPGQQAGASQFPQGYQYPSMDQLAAMLPSVVQHFGFKYVIGIGVGAGAYVLAKFALIFPDLVEGLVLMNIDPNGKGWIDWAASKLSGLTSTLPDTVLSHLFSQEELVNNTELVQSYRQQIGSVVNQFNLQLFLNMYNSRRDLDINRPGTVPNAKTLRCPVMLVVGDNAPAEEGVVECNSKLDPTNTTFLKMADSGGLPQVTQPGKLTEAFKYFLQGMGYIAHLKDRRLSGGTVPSASMTRLARSRTASLTSASSVDGARPRACTHSESTEAMGQINHTMEVSC
- the NDRG4 gene encoding protein NDRG4 isoform X2, whose product is MKVLRHKIELLTGLLLQEMTMAGLHELRFTEEKPLLRGQDAELENSDVFLSAVDTDWKEHDIETPYGLLHVVIRGSPKGNRPAILTYHDVGLNHKLCFNTFFNYEDMQEITKHFVVCHVDAPGQQAGASQFPQGYQYPSMDQLAAMLPSVVQHFGFKYVIGIGVGAGAYVLAKFALIFPDLVEGLVLMNIDPNGKGWIDWAASKLSGLTSTLPDTVLSHLFSQEELVNNTELVQSYRQQIGSVVNQFNLQLFLNMYNSRRDLDINRPGTVPNAKTLRCPVMLVVGDNAPAEEGVVECNSKLDPTNTTFLKMADSGGLPQVTQPGKLTEAFKYFLQGMGYMPSASMTRLARSRTASLTSASSVDGARPRACTHSESTEAMGQINHTMEVSC
- the NDRG4 gene encoding protein NDRG4 isoform X5, encoding MGLPVPPLLPLASSPPGLLLQEMTMAGLHELRFTEEKPLLRGQDAELENSDVFLSAVDTDWKEHDIETPYGLLHVVIRGSPKGNRPAILTYHDVGLNHKLCFNTFFNYEDMQEITKHFVVCHVDAPGQQAGASQFPQGYQYPSMDQLAAMLPSVVQHFGFKYVIGIGVGAGAYVLAKFALIFPDLVEGLVLMNIDPNGKGWIDWAASKLSGLTSTLPDTVLSHLFSQEELVNNTELVQSYRQQIGSVVNQFNLQLFLNMYNSRRDLDINRPGTVPNAKTLRCPVMLVVGDNAPAEEGVVECNSKLDPTNTTFLKMADSGGLPQVTQPGKLTEAFKYFLQGMGYIAHLKDRRLSGGTVPSASMTRLARSRTASLTSASSVDGARPRACTHSESTEAMGQINHTMEVSC
- the NDRG4 gene encoding protein NDRG4 isoform X4, whose translation is MPECWDGEHDIETPYGLLHVVIRGSPKGNRPAILTYHDVGLNHKLCFNTFFNYEDMQEITKHFVVCHVDAPGQQAGASQFPQGYQYPSMDQLAAMLPSVVQHFGFKYVIGIGVGAGAYVLAKFALIFPDLVEGLVLMNIDPNGKGWIDWAASKLSGLTSTLPDTVLSHLFSQEELVNNTELVQSYRQQIGSVVNQFNLQLFLNMYNSRRDLDINRPGTVPNAKTLRCPVMLVVGDNAPAEEGVVECNSKLDPTNTTFLKMADSGGLPQVTQPGKLTEAFKYFLQGMGYMPSASMTRLARSRTASLTSASSVDGARPRACTHSESTEAMGQINHTMEVSC